A stretch of the Proteus sp. ZN5 genome encodes the following:
- a CDS encoding molecular chaperone translates to MKQHYPLYLFLLTILTVFTASSYAESLNNIVFSLQRKTYVEGEKSISVGLRNAEQSPYLVQANMQWLDNNTGQKDLTKRDETPFIITPPLYKLMPGQYYEWRLLFASDTNKLPKDRESIYLARFLLIPSVQKSSEDNISMAILREFNFKVYYRPKSLEKLTIESVQDKISFKQAGNKLIVSNNSPIFVSIDKLVVGTAAINDEQLIKPLPPFGEQHYQLPDHMPIHTEVKWNLLDENSFPLKEQIADISSS, encoded by the coding sequence ATGAAACAACATTACCCACTTTACTTATTTTTATTGACGATATTGACTGTATTTACAGCAAGTAGCTATGCCGAATCACTCAATAATATTGTTTTTTCATTGCAGAGAAAAACCTATGTAGAAGGTGAAAAAAGTATTTCTGTTGGATTAAGAAATGCAGAGCAATCTCCCTATTTAGTACAAGCAAATATGCAATGGCTAGACAATAATACGGGACAAAAAGATCTCACTAAACGGGATGAAACACCTTTTATTATTACACCTCCTTTGTATAAGTTAATGCCGGGGCAATATTATGAATGGCGACTTCTTTTTGCATCAGATACCAATAAATTGCCGAAAGATAGAGAATCAATCTACTTAGCGCGCTTTTTACTGATCCCATCTGTGCAAAAAAGCAGTGAAGATAACATTAGTATGGCTATTTTACGTGAGTTCAATTTCAAGGTTTATTACCGTCCCAAATCCCTTGAAAAACTCACTATCGAGAGTGTGCAAGATAAAATTAGTTTTAAGCAAGCTGGTAACAAACTCATTGTCAGTAATAACTCACCTATTTTTGTATCAATAGATAAATTAGTCGTTGGTACAGCCGCAATCAATGATGAACAGTTAATTAAACCCTTGCCTCCATTTGGAGAGCAGCACTATCAATTGCCTGATCACATGCCAATTCATACCGAAGTGAAATGGAATTTACTTGATGAAAACTCATTTCCATTAAAAGAACAAATTGCTGACATAAGTTCATCTTAG
- a CDS encoding fimbria/pilus outer membrane usher protein, with the protein MNNRKFKISLLSSLIIVSFYSHGEDYFDPTMLDSLLGTDINNIDLTQFSKENSIPQGEYAIQVIVNTNNLGDKMLKFIPNEKGDIVPELTPKMLTDWGVNVPAIPKLKDLPPDTPITNLSEYISDATMTPDVANLKIKFTIPQVAMLIKADGYIDPSLWDNGIAALFFNYFISGDRQWNKADNTDKQTNDHAFANIQGGLNLGVWRLRSNFSYNYSDGDSGHSSSNRFSNTHIMRTFAAIRSTLAIGELSSSNDIFDSIPFKGIQLSSNDQMLPSSLRGFAPEVRGIAQSNARITVRQNGYVVYQTYVAPGPFNIKDISPSGNAGNLEVTITEEDGTEKMFTVAFSSLPIMQRPGGYKYEAIAGRYDGGITTKNKNSDFISASGSYGLPINTTLYSGLLVAQDYLSIVGGLGISLGSFGAISTDITHSTARLNNDLGTQQGQSYRVRYSKSMTSTGTSVDLTALRYSTRSYFSFSDFNNYNYDLKDGLAPWLNQRQRSSFTTSISQSLGQYGSIYVNGSVSDYWAIDRKVKQFSMGYNNSYKFINYSVDYSIDRIKDKQSWPENRQISVNVNIPFSAFSNHELAQNMSSSYSVTRDNNNRMSHNLGLSGSALDNKLTYGISQNLANKGQGNNGNIYSNYSGSKGTASLGYNYSRDHQTVNGSFGGGAMLHSGGVLLGPNMGNTTAIVEAKGAEGMAIEGNDSVINSQGYALHPYVSPYHTNYINMNINTLPENVMLNETSKMVYPTAGAVVKVKFDTRVGYQAIITLKRADGSVIPFGANATLLEENPENKNTGIVSDNNQLFMSGLPNSGNILVNWGTDSQLQCTAMFSNLDQLPVSVEKPIRSFDAICQ; encoded by the coding sequence ATGAATAATAGAAAATTTAAAATAAGCCTACTATCCTCTCTCATCATAGTATCTTTTTATTCTCATGGTGAAGACTATTTTGATCCCACAATGTTAGATAGTTTACTTGGTACCGATATAAATAATATCGACTTAACTCAATTTTCAAAAGAAAATAGCATTCCTCAAGGTGAATATGCTATTCAAGTTATTGTTAACACTAATAACTTAGGCGATAAAATGCTGAAATTTATCCCTAATGAAAAAGGGGATATTGTTCCTGAGTTAACACCAAAAATGTTAACTGATTGGGGAGTTAATGTTCCAGCCATCCCTAAGTTAAAAGATTTGCCTCCGGATACTCCAATTACCAATCTTTCTGAATATATTTCAGATGCAACAATGACACCAGATGTCGCAAATCTAAAAATAAAATTTACCATTCCACAAGTTGCTATGTTAATTAAAGCAGATGGTTATATCGATCCCTCTCTTTGGGATAATGGTATTGCCGCACTCTTTTTTAACTATTTTATTAGTGGCGATCGCCAATGGAATAAAGCAGACAATACCGATAAACAAACCAATGATCATGCGTTTGCCAATATTCAAGGGGGATTAAACCTAGGAGTATGGCGGCTTCGATCTAACTTTTCTTATAATTATTCTGATGGCGACTCTGGTCATTCTTCATCAAATCGTTTTTCTAATACTCATATTATGCGCACCTTTGCTGCTATTCGTTCAACGTTGGCAATAGGGGAATTGAGTTCATCTAATGATATTTTTGACAGTATTCCATTTAAAGGGATCCAATTATCATCAAATGATCAAATGCTCCCCAGTAGCTTACGTGGTTTTGCACCTGAAGTAAGAGGCATTGCACAGTCAAATGCGCGTATCACTGTTAGACAAAATGGCTACGTGGTTTATCAAACCTACGTTGCTCCTGGTCCTTTTAATATCAAAGATATTTCTCCTTCAGGTAATGCGGGTAACTTAGAAGTTACGATCACAGAAGAAGATGGCACTGAAAAGATGTTTACCGTAGCATTTTCTTCATTACCTATAATGCAACGTCCTGGAGGCTATAAATATGAAGCGATTGCGGGCCGATATGATGGGGGAATTACAACTAAAAATAAAAATTCAGACTTTATTAGCGCATCAGGAAGCTACGGATTACCTATTAATACGACGCTCTATAGTGGTCTATTAGTTGCTCAAGATTATTTATCTATTGTAGGTGGCCTTGGGATCTCTTTAGGGTCATTTGGCGCTATTTCAACCGATATTACCCATTCAACGGCTCGTCTTAATAACGATTTAGGTACACAACAAGGCCAATCGTACCGGGTACGTTATTCAAAAAGTATGACATCAACAGGTACATCTGTTGACTTAACGGCGCTTCGTTACTCTACACGCTCTTATTTTAGTTTTAGTGATTTTAATAATTATAATTACGATTTAAAAGATGGTTTAGCGCCATGGTTAAACCAACGACAACGCAGTAGTTTTACCACCTCGATTTCACAATCATTAGGTCAATATGGCAGCATTTATGTCAATGGTAGTGTAAGTGATTACTGGGCAATAGATCGTAAAGTAAAACAGTTTTCAATGGGTTATAACAACTCTTATAAATTTATTAACTATTCTGTCGACTACAGTATTGACCGAATTAAAGATAAACAGAGCTGGCCTGAAAATAGACAAATTTCTGTCAACGTCAACATTCCATTTAGCGCATTCTCAAATCATGAGTTAGCTCAAAATATGAGTAGCTCTTATTCTGTCACGCGTGATAATAATAACCGTATGAGCCACAATCTTGGATTAAGTGGTTCAGCTCTGGACAATAAACTGACGTATGGTATTTCTCAGAATTTAGCAAATAAAGGCCAAGGAAATAACGGTAATATTTATAGTAACTATTCAGGCTCTAAAGGTACTGCATCTTTAGGCTATAACTATTCAAGAGACCATCAAACCGTAAATGGTAGTTTTGGTGGCGGTGCAATGCTGCATTCAGGTGGTGTGTTATTAGGTCCTAATATGGGCAACACAACAGCTATTGTTGAAGCCAAAGGTGCTGAAGGAATGGCAATTGAAGGTAATGATAGTGTTATTAACAGTCAAGGTTATGCACTTCATCCTTATGTATCACCTTATCATACCAACTATATCAATATGAATATCAACACATTACCTGAAAATGTCATGTTAAATGAGACATCTAAGATGGTTTATCCAACCGCAGGTGCTGTCGTAAAAGTGAAATTTGATACTCGAGTAGGTTATCAAGCTATTATTACGCTAAAAAGAGCAGATGGTAGTGTCATCCCGTTTGGGGCAAATGCTACATTGCTTGAAGAAAATCCAGAGAATAAAAACACAGGTATTGTCAGCGATAATAACCAACTCTTTATGAGTGGATTGCCAAACTCAGGAAACATATTAGTTAATTGGGGTACTGACAGCCAATTACAATGTACTGCTATGTTCTCTAATTTAGATCAATTGCCTGTTTCTGTTGAAAAACCGATACGCTCATTTGATGCTATTTGCCAATAA
- a CDS encoding molecular chaperone, producing MLSSILSKSLSFFLVTSFLLWSAFSFSEGIGLNKSRLIFGETDKNQTIEITNDNKIPYLVQASILSSLDETISNKFIVTPPLFRVDAESQYTVRIFPNDVGDLPKDKESIFYFKARAIPPSTSAKENTEKTDLVFITAIIVKMYYRPENLPSLDASIFKKINVINEKNIWKINNPTPYFITLVDFSVNHKTQQGSILIAPFKNLEINTENKVLTEASWRFIDDFGGISEKYSFKKEPSEELNKNITSENKTKN from the coding sequence ATGCTATCTTCTATATTATCGAAATCATTATCTTTTTTTCTAGTGACTTCATTTCTATTATGGAGCGCTTTCTCATTTTCAGAGGGTATTGGCTTAAATAAAAGTAGGCTTATATTTGGAGAAACAGATAAAAATCAAACCATTGAGATAACAAACGATAATAAGATACCTTATTTAGTTCAAGCATCGATATTAAGTTCGTTGGATGAAACAATATCAAATAAATTTATTGTTACTCCCCCATTATTCCGTGTTGATGCAGAAAGCCAATATACTGTTCGTATTTTTCCTAATGATGTGGGTGATTTACCTAAAGATAAAGAATCTATTTTTTATTTTAAAGCGAGAGCAATTCCACCCTCAACATCTGCAAAGGAAAATACAGAAAAAACAGATCTCGTCTTTATTACAGCAATTATTGTAAAAATGTATTATCGACCAGAAAACTTACCTTCATTAGATGCATCAATATTTAAAAAAATAAATGTAATTAATGAAAAAAATATATGGAAAATAAATAACCCAACACCATATTTTATTACTCTTGTTGATTTTTCTGTTAATCATAAAACACAACAAGGAAGCATTCTTATTGCTCCATTTAAGAACTTAGAAATAAATACTGAAAATAAAGTTTTAACAGAAGCTAGTTGGCGATTTATTGATGATTTTGGTGGTATTTCAGAGAAATACTCTTTCAAAAAAGAACCTTCTGAAGAACTTAATAAAAATATAACTTCAGAAAATAAAACTAAAAATTAA
- a CDS encoding fimbrial protein, with amino-acid sequence MSSIFRFAIATLFLSGISPIFAADDAEFIFNVTVPKNTCNIIIEGTSINKVDFGSVPLKRLASDANNGNIKKPFQVKLSNCKNTSFSGNYLKISGNYVNDGFLDSPEGKDFAIRISDKDGAKASDNVFFANDSKIWTNISANNMNKTFYTYVMCKKGVADCSTKTENLGQFKSTITITYFAD; translated from the coding sequence ATGAGTTCAATATTTCGTTTTGCCATAGCAACATTATTCCTAAGTGGGATCTCGCCTATATTTGCGGCTGATGATGCAGAATTTATATTCAATGTTACTGTACCCAAAAACACTTGTAATATTATTATTGAAGGTACATCAATAAATAAAGTTGATTTTGGCTCAGTACCTTTAAAAAGATTAGCCAGTGATGCAAATAATGGAAATATAAAGAAGCCATTTCAAGTAAAACTGTCAAACTGTAAAAATACAAGTTTCAGTGGAAATTATCTAAAAATTTCAGGCAATTATGTGAATGATGGTTTTTTAGATTCACCTGAAGGTAAAGACTTTGCAATTCGTATTTCAGACAAAGATGGCGCAAAAGCATCAGATAACGTTTTTTTTGCCAATGACAGTAAAATTTGGACAAATATTTCAGCCAATAATATGAATAAAACATTTTATACCTATGTTATGTGTAAAAAGGGTGTTGCTGATTGTTCTACAAAGACAGAGAACTTAGGTCAATTTAAATCCACAATTACCATCACTTACTTTGCGGATTAA
- a CDS encoding fimbrial protein — translation MHLRQILNNLFLRAKIKKYKSLNLYLTIFSVILNSLFISGNVNASTDLEIIGNISKGTCTISAPTQDVIFKKNIITHELKEDVGDKSFTTPFTFKYHCQDFEISEPLQMLAIKITPSNGTTINSNNIIYPTTNTVNAGFILRSCDSNKKNCHPLLFSPHANVPFEVVSNGELESQFEVSVVKIDSNPAKAGELIASVDLTLIQP, via the coding sequence ATGCATTTAAGACAAATATTAAATAACCTTTTTCTTAGGGCTAAGATAAAAAAATATAAAAGTTTAAATTTATATTTAACGATCTTTTCTGTAATTTTAAATTCACTATTTATTAGTGGAAATGTTAATGCATCAACAGATTTAGAAATTATAGGTAATATAAGTAAAGGTACATGTACTATTTCAGCACCAACACAAGATGTTATTTTTAAAAAAAATATTATTACTCATGAGTTAAAAGAAGATGTTGGTGATAAATCATTCACAACGCCATTCACTTTCAAATACCACTGCCAAGATTTTGAAATCAGTGAACCGCTACAGATGCTAGCAATAAAAATAACACCATCTAATGGTACAACGATAAATAGCAACAATATTATTTATCCTACAACAAATACTGTTAATGCCGGTTTCATATTAAGAAGTTGTGATAGTAATAAAAAAAATTGTCACCCTCTTCTTTTTTCACCTCATGCAAATGTTCCTTTTGAAGTGGTTAGCAATGGTGAATTAGAGAGTCAATTTGAAGTCAGTGTTGTAAAGATAGACAGCAACCCAGCCAAAGCAGGTGAATTAATTGCATCCGTTGATTTAACTTTAATTCAACCTTAG
- a CDS encoding molecular chaperone, translated as MVANKNIYFSSFKLMQLLWLIPLLLLSTSTFASGVSLNATRIVYTQNEKSVSIGARNNTDANYLAKFFIVNETGNKTVPFTLSPPLAKIQSRSNQEVRIYAQPSNLPTDRESIYYFHAVMIPSTDGPLASNALSIAYDHIIKLFYRPQHLPMTPEKARESLSFKANSNGVTVINDSPYYISLSSLVLNGTKVNLNLANKNTMISPYQSFDYLVPAQARKGTAEWITINDLGGEDAFKTNIK; from the coding sequence ATGGTAGCCAATAAAAATATTTATTTTTCTTCCTTTAAACTAATGCAACTACTATGGCTTATTCCGTTATTATTGCTCTCTACCTCGACCTTTGCTTCAGGCGTAAGTTTGAATGCAACACGTATTGTTTACACTCAAAATGAAAAAAGTGTTTCCATTGGTGCAAGAAACAACACTGATGCCAATTACCTTGCAAAATTCTTTATTGTTAATGAAACCGGAAATAAAACTGTTCCTTTTACACTCTCACCACCATTAGCGAAAATACAAAGCCGATCTAATCAAGAAGTGCGTATTTATGCACAGCCTTCTAATTTACCCACTGACCGAGAATCTATTTATTATTTTCATGCAGTGATGATCCCATCAACTGATGGACCATTAGCAAGTAATGCATTAAGCATCGCTTACGACCACATTATTAAGCTATTTTATCGTCCACAGCATTTACCTATGACACCAGAGAAAGCACGTGAAAGTTTATCATTCAAAGCAAACTCAAATGGTGTAACAGTGATCAATGATTCACCTTATTATATTTCATTAAGTTCCTTAGTCTTAAATGGAACAAAAGTAAACCTAAACCTTGCCAATAAAAATACCATGATTTCGCCTTATCAATCTTTTGATTACTTGGTGCCAGCACAAGCAAGAAAAGGTACAGCTGAATGGATAACAATTAATGATCTAGGAGGCGAGGATGCATTTAAGACAAATATTAAATAA
- a CDS encoding fimbrial protein: protein MSFNKKLISAAVLASFVFAGNAFADEGKKSATVTFKAQLREAACDVTSTTEGDTINFGIFTLDTLQAAAVESQVGTTKDFDLVLNNCSKAADPAKVYVYADGQASSYSSKYFANKTAKSLAVQIFHGNDASTGTIEPNKDTQLTGIVKMDEGSNASIPLKANLILTQAGKDAKADILNVPVTFSVSYN, encoded by the coding sequence ATGTCATTTAATAAAAAACTAATTTCTGCTGCTGTTCTAGCTAGCTTTGTTTTTGCTGGTAATGCATTCGCTGATGAAGGTAAAAAAAGTGCAACAGTAACATTCAAAGCTCAGCTACGTGAAGCAGCTTGTGATGTTACCTCAACAACTGAAGGCGATACTATCAACTTTGGTATTTTCACTTTAGATACACTACAAGCCGCTGCTGTAGAATCTCAAGTAGGCACAACCAAAGACTTTGACCTTGTTTTAAACAACTGTTCTAAAGCTGCTGATCCAGCAAAAGTTTACGTTTATGCAGACGGTCAAGCATCTAGCTACTCTTCAAAATATTTTGCTAACAAAACAGCAAAATCTTTAGCAGTACAAATTTTCCATGGTAATGATGCCTCAACAGGTACAATCGAGCCAAATAAAGACACTCAATTAACCGGTATTGTTAAAATGGATGAAGGTTCTAATGCTTCTATTCCATTAAAAGCAAACCTAATTTTAACTCAAGCTGGTAAAGACGCTAAAGCTGACATTTTAAATGTTCCAGTAACTTTCAGCGTTTCTTATAACTAA
- the fdhF gene encoding formate dehydrogenase subunit alpha has translation MNKINSVCPYCGAGCKINLCVENGRIIKAEGANGVTNQGELCLKGLYGWDFLNDNKLLTARIHEPMIRRQKGGDFEIVSWNEAIQYTAKKLLEIKEKYGAKSIMCTGSSRGTGNETNFVMQKFVRAVLGNNNVDCCARVCHGPSVAGLQETLGNGAMSNSIADIEDSDCLLVFGYNCADSHPIVARRVVKAKQKGAKIIVCDPRKIETAKIANQYLPLKNGTNMALVNAFAYTLIDEDLYDKDYVSRYTEGFEEYKKQLADYSPEAVQDIVGIPAIEIRKAMRTYAGAKTATIMWGMGVTQFGQAVDVVKGLSGLALLTGNLGKPHVGVAPVRGQNNVQGACDMGVLPNMFPGYQYVTDEETRKKFAQAWNIPVEQLDPEVGYRITEVPHLAIEGKVKAYYIMGEDPLQTEADLGLVRKGFEALDFVVVQDIFMTKTAEQADVILPSTSWGEHAGIFTCADRGFQRFEKAIEARGNVKRDWEIISLLATEMGYPMSYENNEEIWNEVRALCPLFFGVTYEKLAGLAHIQWPCTDIEDKGTPYLYSGNQFTTPSGKGQLFATPWRAPAELPDADYPMILSTVREVGHYSCRSMTGNCKALASLADEPGYVQVHPDVAKEAGIRDQEIVWVESRRGKVMSRCNVNETINKQAIYMTYQWWIGACNELTQDNLDPVSKTPETKYCAAKVIKIEDQKWAESQVSQHYHTMRSRLINLVEQAKTAAH, from the coding sequence ATGAACAAAATCAACTCCGTCTGTCCTTACTGTGGCGCTGGCTGCAAAATCAATCTCTGTGTCGAAAATGGTCGCATAATCAAAGCTGAAGGTGCCAATGGTGTCACTAATCAAGGAGAACTTTGCTTAAAAGGACTCTATGGTTGGGATTTTCTTAATGACAATAAATTGCTAACAGCCAGAATTCATGAACCCATGATCCGCCGACAAAAAGGGGGTGATTTTGAAATTGTAAGTTGGAATGAAGCGATTCAATATACGGCAAAAAAATTACTGGAAATCAAAGAAAAATATGGTGCGAAATCCATCATGTGTACGGGATCTTCTCGTGGTACAGGGAATGAAACTAACTTTGTGATGCAGAAATTTGTTCGCGCGGTATTAGGTAATAATAATGTCGATTGCTGTGCACGTGTTTGTCATGGACCTTCTGTTGCAGGTTTACAAGAGACATTAGGCAATGGTGCCATGAGCAACTCTATTGCTGATATTGAAGATTCAGATTGCTTATTAGTTTTTGGCTATAACTGTGCTGACTCTCATCCTATTGTGGCGCGTCGAGTTGTAAAAGCGAAACAAAAAGGTGCAAAAATAATCGTTTGTGATCCTCGTAAAATCGAAACAGCCAAAATTGCTAATCAATATTTACCATTAAAAAATGGGACTAATATGGCGTTAGTCAATGCATTTGCGTATACGCTGATTGATGAAGATCTTTATGATAAAGATTATGTCAGCCGTTATACCGAAGGTTTTGAAGAATATAAAAAACAACTCGCAGATTATAGCCCTGAAGCAGTACAAGATATTGTGGGTATCCCAGCCATTGAAATCCGTAAAGCAATGCGCACTTATGCGGGCGCTAAAACCGCCACAATTATGTGGGGAATGGGTGTCACACAATTTGGTCAAGCGGTTGATGTGGTAAAAGGCTTATCAGGCCTTGCGCTATTAACAGGTAATTTAGGTAAACCGCATGTTGGCGTTGCACCAGTTCGTGGACAAAATAATGTTCAGGGTGCGTGTGATATGGGGGTTTTACCTAACATGTTCCCAGGGTACCAATATGTCACTGATGAAGAAACACGTAAAAAATTTGCTCAAGCGTGGAATATTCCTGTTGAACAACTTGATCCTGAAGTGGGATATCGCATTACTGAAGTACCGCATTTAGCCATTGAAGGTAAAGTAAAAGCGTATTACATCATGGGTGAAGATCCACTACAAACCGAAGCCGATTTAGGCTTAGTAAGAAAAGGCTTTGAAGCTCTCGATTTTGTGGTAGTCCAAGACATCTTTATGACTAAAACCGCTGAGCAAGCCGACGTGATTTTACCTTCAACCAGTTGGGGGGAACATGCAGGTATCTTTACCTGTGCCGATAGAGGATTCCAACGTTTTGAAAAAGCTATTGAAGCGCGTGGTAATGTAAAACGTGACTGGGAAATTATTAGCTTATTAGCCACCGAAATGGGCTACCCGATGTCTTATGAAAATAATGAAGAGATCTGGAATGAAGTTAGAGCATTATGCCCACTGTTCTTTGGTGTTACTTATGAAAAACTAGCAGGTTTAGCCCATATTCAATGGCCTTGTACTGATATTGAAGATAAAGGAACACCTTATTTATATTCAGGTAACCAATTCACCACACCATCAGGCAAAGGTCAGTTATTCGCGACACCATGGCGAGCACCAGCCGAATTACCCGATGCTGATTATCCAATGATTTTATCTACGGTGCGTGAAGTGGGGCATTATTCTTGTCGCTCGATGACAGGTAACTGTAAAGCATTGGCATCTCTTGCGGATGAACCGGGTTATGTTCAAGTTCACCCTGATGTTGCCAAAGAAGCCGGTATTCGTGATCAAGAAATTGTTTGGGTTGAATCACGTCGAGGTAAAGTGATGTCTCGTTGCAATGTGAATGAGACAATTAACAAGCAAGCGATTTATATGACTTATCAATGGTGGATTGGGGCATGTAATGAGCTGACTCAAGATAATCTTGATCCTGTGTCAAAAACACCTGAAACCAAATATTGTGCAGCTAAAGTGATTAAAATTGAGGATCAAAAATGGGCGGAAAGCCAAGTTTCTCAACACTATCACACCATGAGAAGCCGCTTAATAAACTTAGTGGAACAAGCAAAAACAGCGGCACATTAA
- the fdoI gene encoding formate dehydrogenase cytochrome b556 subunit, with the protein MMKKKSDKILRHTASERINHWVVAIFFIFTTFSGLGFFFPSLNWFMNILGTPQLSRLLHPFAGVAMVFFFIFMFFRYLKHNFIDKDDLVWAKNIHKVLQNEEAGDIGHYNLGQKGIYWTLSLSLIVLTISGVIIWRPYFADYFSIPVIRIALLAHSLSAILLIITVFVHAYAAFWVKGSIRSMIEGWVTRGWAKKHHPRWYREILEEEKKEAESKLNQK; encoded by the coding sequence ATAATGAAGAAGAAAAGTGATAAAATCCTTCGTCATACTGCCTCAGAGCGTATTAATCACTGGGTTGTAGCGATTTTCTTTATCTTTACCACTTTTAGCGGATTGGGCTTTTTCTTCCCATCTCTAAACTGGTTTATGAATATTTTAGGTACACCACAGCTCTCGCGCTTACTGCATCCTTTTGCAGGTGTTGCGATGGTATTCTTCTTTATCTTTATGTTTTTTAGATATTTAAAACATAACTTTATTGATAAAGACGACTTGGTATGGGCAAAAAATATCCATAAAGTGCTACAAAACGAAGAAGCCGGCGATATTGGGCATTATAACTTGGGTCAAAAAGGAATTTATTGGACATTAAGTCTTAGCCTTATCGTACTGACCATCAGTGGTGTGATTATTTGGCGTCCTTATTTCGCGGACTATTTCTCTATCCCTGTTATTCGCATTGCCTTACTGGCTCACTCACTGTCAGCTATTTTACTTATCATAACAGTATTTGTTCATGCTTATGCCGCGTTTTGGGTGAAAGGTTCGATTCGTAGCATGATTGAAGGCTGGGTAACTCGTGGTTGGGCAAAAAAACACCATCCGCGTTGGTATCGTGAGATCTTAGAAGAAGAGAAAAAAGAAGCAGAAAGTAAATTAAACCAAAAATAA
- the fdxH gene encoding formate dehydrogenase subunit beta, with translation MSLQSQDIIRRSATNSLTPAPQVRDFKEEVAKLIDVTTCIGCKACQVACSEWNDIRDKVGLNVGVYDNPMDLTAKSWTVMRFSEVEENGKLEWLIRKDGCMHCADPGCLKACPAEGAIVQYANGIVDFQSEHCIGCGYCIAGCPFDVPRINEEDNRAYKCTLCVDRVEVGQEPACVKTCPTGAIHFGSKEAMTHLANERVAELNTRGYDKAGLYDPQGVGGTHVMYVLHHADRPNLYHGLPENPEISTTVKFWKGIWKPLAAVGFAATFAGAMFHYLGIGPNHTTEEDEEEAQKEMEASQNSVNKEEQK, from the coding sequence ATGTCATTGCAATCTCAAGATATTATTCGTCGCTCTGCTACCAACTCCCTCACGCCAGCACCACAGGTACGTGATTTTAAAGAAGAAGTAGCAAAGCTTATTGATGTTACTACCTGTATTGGCTGTAAAGCGTGTCAGGTTGCTTGTTCTGAATGGAACGATATTCGCGATAAAGTGGGCCTTAACGTGGGTGTCTATGATAACCCGATGGATTTAACCGCTAAATCGTGGACAGTAATGCGATTTTCTGAAGTGGAAGAAAACGGCAAGCTGGAGTGGCTAATTCGTAAAGATGGTTGTATGCACTGCGCTGATCCAGGTTGTTTAAAAGCCTGTCCAGCAGAAGGCGCCATTGTTCAGTATGCTAACGGTATTGTCGATTTCCAATCAGAACATTGTATTGGTTGTGGCTACTGTATTGCGGGCTGCCCTTTTGATGTTCCTCGTATTAATGAAGAAGATAACCGCGCGTATAAATGCACATTATGTGTTGATCGTGTTGAAGTCGGTCAAGAGCCAGCTTGCGTAAAAACCTGTCCAACAGGAGCCATTCATTTTGGCTCTAAAGAAGCGATGACACATCTTGCCAATGAGCGCGTTGCTGAACTTAATACGCGTGGTTATGACAAAGCCGGTTTATACGATCCACAAGGGGTTGGCGGAACTCACGTTATGTATGTACTTCATCATGCAGATAGACCTAATTTGTATCATGGCTTACCAGAAAATCCAGAAATTAGCACTACTGTGAAATTCTGGAAAGGTATTTGGAAACCATTAGCGGCGGTTGGTTTTGCAGCCACCTTTGCAGGCGCAATGTTCCATTATCTAGGTATTGGCCCTAACCACACCACAGAAGAAGATGAAGAAGAGGCACAAAAAGAGATGGAAGCATCACAAAATTCAGTGAATAAAGAGGAGCAGAAATAA